In Paroedura picta isolate Pp20150507F chromosome 1, Ppicta_v3.0, whole genome shotgun sequence, the following are encoded in one genomic region:
- the LOC143819202 gene encoding coiled-coil domain-containing protein 185-like has translation MRRQQQRRRPRRGSGQCLGAERGRRVSPSDGGAPSASKGGKKAPAASCCSLSGADTQQEMGRRRSPGRFSPPRGFTDAYSSEPEAAAAAGEGCLGRQALAQIYRDEARTVVPRRGKNGASSPPRGKPQRPGTAHPRRLAAWPQHHLAPAGEGCATPCTTSCTTLYGGEPPARPEPHSRSPAGRGTRVEELLREDQWASPVAKLGDYGPDFPTDASKPPSICPSSFSFSQLDKPSPKLPKKELKRGNWQEPCESSPSLADLMHSLARPYEEEEPQAYLSRDPNSQPHRQHYRRHYKSRKGEAQISLQDLPDKRYEDLIPERDKKIAALMLARHQEEEEMKDRQLQVSEAWEQMKRKERKHNARKEKERQYQLMESLDQWQRERDQRKAKLRLEEQQLLVAREKEMMLRDKKWKKMSKEQESRRRMKLDSSKLQADYKKRCQERQLWDKRLNERNAKDRASHLYKEQMLQALERRLMKEMEKKRKRADVNEYKKARHMHTKEQVDNRLKAEELYKRLCIEQKLQRSQEILEQLLEERNRELKEKSFKEEEQGLIAKVRAKETEEERRRRKEMLLQIAEMKIQQAKEIMTTNIQGRGQRAREINCMKERSHHCRKQKLDDDEKSHLREIQEAIRRKDQKSNQILRDKETAIEESRRIAKASYGLREKVRDLINHGSFDQMAFDAHRHANLLRGL, from the coding sequence ATGAGGCGGCAACAGCAGCGGCGTCGGCCGCGCCGGGGGTCGGGCCAGTGCCTCGGGGCGGAGCGCGGGCGGCGCGTCTCCCCGAGCGACGGCGGCGCGCCCAGCGCCAGCAAGGGCGGAAAGAAGGCGCCCGCCGCGTCCTGCTGCAGCCTGTCCGGCGCCGACACCCAGCAGGAGATGGGCCGGCGGAGGAGCCCCGGCCGCTTCTCCCCGCCGCGCGGCTTCACCGACGCCTACAGCTCGGAGCCCGAGGCGGCCGCGGCGGCGGGCGAAGGCTGCTTGGGCCGCCAGGCGCTAGCGCAGATCTACCGCGACGAAGCGCGGACGGTGGTCCCTCGCAGGGGCAAGAACGGCGCCAGCTCCCCGCCGCGCGGCAAGCCCCAGCGCCCCGGCACCGCCCACCCGCGCCGCTTGGCCGCCTGGCCGCAGCACCACCTGGCCCCGGCGGGCGAGGGCTGCGCCACCCCCTGCACCACCTCGTGCACCACCCTGTACGGCGGGGAGCCCCCAGCCCGCCCCGAGCCCCACAGCCGCTCCCCGGCGGGAAGGGGCACGCGCGTGGAGGAGCTGCTCCGCGAGGACCAATGGGCCAGCCCCGTGGCCAAGCTGGGCGACTATGGGCCGGACTTCCCCACCGACGCCAGCAAGCCGCCCTCCATCtgcccctcttctttctccttctcccagttGGACAAGCCCTCCCCCAAGCTGCCCAAGAAGGAGCTCAAGAGGGGGAACTGGCAAGAGCCCTGCGAAAGCAGCCCCAGTCTAGCAGACCTCATGCACTCCTTAGCCAGGCCCTATGAGGAGGAAGAGCCCCAAGCATACCTCAGTCGCGACCCAAACAGCCAGCCCCACCGCCAGCACTACCGCCGTCACTACAAGTCCCGGAAAGGAGAGGCCCAGATCAGCCTCCAAGATCTCCCTGACAAGAGGTACGAGGATTTGATCCCCGAAAGAGACAAGAAAATTGCGGCTCTGATGTTGGCCAggcaccaggaagaggaagagatgaaGGACCGGCAGCTCCAGGTCTCTGAGGCTTGGGAGCAGATGAAGCGCAAGGAGAGGAAGCACAACGCtcggaaggagaaggagaggcagTACCAGCTGATGGAAAGTCTGGACCAGTGGCAGCGGGAACGGGATCAAAGGAAAGCCAAGCTCAGACTGGAAGAACAGCAGCTGTTGGTGGCCAGAGAGAAGGAAATGATGCTACGTGACAAAAAGTGGAAAAAGATGTCCAAAGAGCAGGAGAGCAGGCGGAGGATGAAACTGGACAGCAGTAAACTTCAGGCTGACTATAAGAAACGTTGTCAGGAAAGGCAGCTCTGGGACAAAAGGTTAAATGAGAGGAATGCTAAGGACCGTGCCTCTCATTTGTATAAGGAGCAGATGCTGCAAGCCCTGGAAAGGAGGCTGATGAAGGagatggaaaagaaaaggaagagagcagATGTGAACGAATACAAAAAAGCCAGGCACATGCACACCAAGGAACAGGTGGACAACAGACTGAAAGCTGAGGAGCTCTACAAAAGGCTCTGCATCGAACAGAAGCTCCAGAGGTCTCAAGAAATCCTggagcagctgcttgaagaaagGAACAGAGAACTGAAAGAAAAATCTTTCAAGGAAGAAGAGCAAGGCTTGATAGCCAAGGTTAGAGCAAAAGAGACtgaggaagaaaggagaaggcGCAAGGAGATGCTGCTGCAGATAGCAGAGATGAAGATCCAGCAAGCCAAAGAAATAATGACCACAAATATTCAAGGCAGAGGACAACGCGCGAGAGAGATTAACTGCATGAAAGAAAGAAGCCATCACTGCCGCAAACAGAAGCTTGATGATGACGAGAAAAGTCACCTGCGGGAAATTCAAGAAGCCATAAGAAGGAAAGATCAGAAAAGCAATCAGATTCTAAGGGACAAGGAGACAGCCATTGAGGAATCTCGGAGAATAGCCAAAGCATCCTATGGCTTAAGAGAAAAAGTGAGAGATCTGATAAACCATGGTTCATTTGACCAGATGGCTTTTGATGCCCATCGCCATGCAAATCTCCTGAGGGGTCTCTAG